The stretch of DNA CAATACGGAGCGATTTGGTCATGATAGGTTCCTTTATTACCATTTTGATTCACTCATGCAATTTTCGGTCGGGTTCTTAAACCGCCTTCCGAAAATGTATTTTTTGCGAAATTTAATAATACTCAAATTCCAGCTAAAAATCAAGCGAATTAGGGCGTATTCCCCAAATGGGGGCATTTTGATTCAATCAATCATTTTCAGAGTACTTTTGAAGAAAAATAAAATCCCATTTTCATAGCCGTGAATCTGCGGAGGAATGATGCGGGTCCTGTCGTTCATCTGCCCAATTTTATTTTCTTGATTCTTACACCAACATTTCTTACATTTTAGCCTGATTTTTTGGGCAAGTGTAGAAAGAGAAGGGAAAATCATTTGAAACAGTCCGAGGACAAAACATCCAGTCGTTTATCTGTGCGATCGGAAGAAACTATCACCAACCGGCGTTTACTCACACTCTCTATCGCCGCACTGGGCGTCGTATTCGGCGACATCGGGACGAGTCCGCTCTATGCTATTCGGGAATGTTTTTACGGGGATTATCGGGTGGCGGTCACGTCTGCAAATATTTTCGGCGTGTTGTCCCTTATTTTCTGGGCCCTGATTATTGTCGTCACGCTAAAATATTTGACCTTTATTCTCCGTGCGGACAATCGGGGAGAAGGCGGGATTATTGCCCTTACGTCGCTGCTGAAACCCAGAGGTCCCATGAAACGCAATGTACAGTGGACCCTCGTCGCCATTGGTATTTTCGGCGCCAGCCTGCTCTACGGTGACGGAATGATTACCCCGGCTATTTCCGTGATGAGCGCTTTTGAAGGGATTTCGGTCTTCGCCCCCCAATTCGATGCCTTTATCATTCCCCTGACCGTGATTATCCTGGCGGGTCTGTTTTTTATTCAACCCCGGGGAACGGGAAAAATCGGGGCTCTTTTTGGCCCGATCATCTTCTTCTGGTTTTCGACAATCGGGATTCTTGGCCTTCTCGAAATTATTCGGAATCCCCGGATTCTTCTGGCGCTTTGGCCCGGTTACGGGCTGAGTTTTCTCATTCAAAACCACATTCACGGATTTCTGGTTTTGGGGGCTGTTTTTTTGGTTGTTACGGGCGCCGAAGCCCTTTACGCGGATATGGGACATTTCGGGAAACGCCCCATTCGTCTGGTTTGGGGATTCTTTGTGCTTCCCGCCCTTCTGCTCAACTATTTCGGGCAGGGGGCTATTCTGCTTTACAAACCCGAACTGGCCCACAACCCCTTTTATGCCCTGGTTCCCTCCTGGGGAATGATTCCAATGGTTGTGCTGGCCGCTGCCGCGACCATCATTGCGTCTCAGGCGGTCATTTCCGGGGCCTTTTCCCTCACCCTTCAGGCGGCTCAACTGGGTTTTCTGCCGCGGATCAAAATCATTCACACCTCCGCCAGCCAGTACGGACAAATTTACGTCCCTATTGTTAATTGGATTTTGATGATTTCTACCATTAGCCTGGCCATTGGATTTCACTCGTCCACCCATCTGGCAGCCGCCTACGGCGTGGCCGTGACCTCCACCATGCTCATTTCGACGATCCTCTTTGCGGTCATTGCGCATAAAAAGTG from Calditrichota bacterium encodes:
- a CDS encoding potassium transporter Kup, whose product is MRSEETITNRRLLTLSIAALGVVFGDIGTSPLYAIRECFYGDYRVAVTSANIFGVLSLIFWALIIVVTLKYLTFILRADNRGEGGIIALTSLLKPRGPMKRNVQWTLVAIGIFGASLLYGDGMITPAISVMSAFEGISVFAPQFDAFIIPLTVIILAGLFFIQPRGTGKIGALFGPIIFFWFSTIGILGLLEIIRNPRILLALWPGYGLSFLIQNHIHGFLVLGAVFLVVTGAEALYADMGHFGKRPIRLVWGFFVLPALLLNYFGQGAILLYKPELAHNPFYALVPSWGMIPMVVLAAAATIIASQAVISGAFSLTLQAAQLGFLPRIKIIHTSASQYGQIYVPIVNWILMISTISLAIGFHSSTHLAAAYGVAVTSTMLISTILFAVIAHKKWKWSLAVLIPLISFFFVVDVSFFLANVSKILHGAWFPLVIGGLVYLIMITWRRGRDYLGGQMRRLTVPLKEFQESIEKNPPQRVEGEAVFLSGHADVVPVSLLYNLKHNKILHSEIAFLHIVTEEVPRVPNKDKVELYRLGRGFHKVVAHYGFMEHPNIRNILSLAIQQGLEFRLDTLSFFLGREKLIPGTHPKMSLWRIHLFEFLSRNAVDATDYFRIPPAQVIELVVALRI